From the Primulina tabacum isolate GXHZ01 chromosome 15, ASM2559414v2, whole genome shotgun sequence genome, one window contains:
- the LOC142527693 gene encoding zinc finger CCCH domain-containing protein 14-like has protein sequence MDSGRKRGRQDAAFSGNGGFKRAKEEMDSYTGVGSKSKPCTKFFSTSGCAFGDSCHFLHYIPGYNAHTQLANMGDHNAVPGRNVEFPDGPAPTIKTKMCNRINTPEGCRFGDKCHFAHSEMELGKSHAPGYEDPRSLGPMGGSSRWRESLPHGMSVGSFGASATAKISIDSSLAGPIIGKNGANSKQICRQTGVKLSIRDHETDPNQRNIELEGTFDQIKEAGAMVQQLIRSIGASTGRPEKPVSSFGRGGQQNHYKKRMCENFPNGLCAYGEKCHFAHSASELRLSD, from the exons ATGGATTCTGGACGGAAAAGAGGAAGACAAGACGCCGCCTTTTCCGGGAATGGTGGTTTTAAGCGGGCCAAGGAAG AAATGGACTCCTATACTGGTGTAGGAAGCAAATCAAAGCCATGCACGAAGTTTTTCAG CACGTCAGGGTGTGCTTTTGGCGATTCTTGCCATTTCCTGCATTATATTCCTGGTTATAATGCACATACCCAGCTAGCAAACATGGGTGACCATAATGCTGTTCCTGGAAGAAATGTAGAATTCCCTGATGGTCCTGCCCCAACCATCAAAACAAAGATGTGCAACAGGATTAACACTCCCGAAGGATGTAGGTTTGGTGACAAATGCCACTTTGCACACAGCGAGATGGAGCTTGGAAAGTCTCATGCTCCAGGTTATGAAGATCCACGCAGTTTGGGACCAATGGGTGGGTCATCTCGATGGCGTGAATCATTGCCACATGGCATGTCCGTAGGAAGCTTTGGTGCATCAGCAACAGCAAAGATTAGCATAGACTCCTCTTTAGCTGGACCTATTATTGGGAAGAATGGTGCAAACTCAAAGCAGATTTGTCGACAAACTGGGGTTAAGCTTTCTATAAGGGACCATGAAACTGATCCAAATCAGAGAAACATCGAGCTTGAAGGCACATTTGATCAGATCAAAGAAGCTGGTGCTATGGTACAACAGCTTATCAGGAGTATTGGTGCTTCAACTGGCCGCCCAGAAAAGCCCGTGAGTTCATTTGGTCGAGGTGGCCAACAAAATCATTATAAGAAAAGGATGTGTGAAAATTTTCCTAATGGATTGTGCGCTTACGGAGAAAAGTGTCATTTCGCCCATTCTGCCAGTGAATTGAGGTTGTCGGATTGA